In a single window of the Methanotorris formicicus Mc-S-70 genome:
- a CDS encoding NCS2 family permease: MLSKIAEYFEFEKYRTDFRVETLAGITTFMTMAYIIFVNPQILSATGMDFGAVMVATCISSAMATLLMGVFARYPFALAPGMGLNAYFTYGVCLGMGVDWRVALGAVFISGILFVILTLTKIRTMIFNVIPNAIKYGTAVGIGLFIAFIGLKSAGIIVDSKATLVTLGNLLEPSTLLAMFGIFLTGILLCRKIIGAILWGIVITALIGMILGISPFPDGIISMPPSIAPTFMQLDIIGALNLGLLTIVLAFFFVDLFDTLGTLSALSSQAGYLKDGKLPRSERALMSDSIGTVLGSLLGTSTVTTYIESASGIAVGGRTGFVSVIVALLFLLALFFYPIVKAIPAYATAPALVIVGALMMTCVKYINWDDVSEAIPAFITLISIPLTFSIATGLALGFITYPILKVFSGKAKEVHWLVYILAVVFALRFVYLSG; the protein is encoded by the coding sequence ATGCTAAGTAAGATTGCTGAATATTTTGAATTTGAGAAGTATAGAACAGATTTTAGAGTTGAAACATTAGCAGGGATTACAACATTTATGACAATGGCATATATTATTTTTGTGAATCCGCAGATATTAAGTGCTACAGGAATGGACTTTGGAGCAGTTATGGTTGCAACTTGTATATCCTCTGCTATGGCAACTTTATTAATGGGTGTTTTTGCAAGGTATCCATTTGCACTCGCTCCTGGAATGGGGTTGAATGCCTACTTTACCTATGGTGTTTGCTTAGGTATGGGTGTTGATTGGAGAGTTGCCTTAGGGGCAGTTTTCATATCCGGGATATTGTTTGTAATCTTAACACTTACAAAAATAAGAACGATGATATTTAATGTAATTCCAAATGCTATAAAATATGGAACTGCTGTTGGTATTGGTTTGTTTATTGCGTTTATTGGGTTGAAAAGTGCCGGAATTATTGTTGATAGTAAGGCAACATTGGTTACATTGGGTAATTTGTTGGAGCCATCAACATTATTGGCAATGTTTGGAATATTTTTGACAGGGATTTTACTTTGTAGAAAAATCATTGGGGCTATTTTGTGGGGTATTGTAATAACTGCATTGATTGGGATGATTTTAGGTATTTCTCCATTCCCAGATGGAATTATCTCAATGCCTCCTTCAATAGCCCCAACATTCATGCAATTGGATATAATAGGGGCTTTGAATTTGGGATTATTGACAATAGTATTGGCATTCTTCTTTGTTGATTTATTCGATACGTTGGGAACGTTAAGTGCTTTAAGTTCCCAGGCAGGCTATTTAAAAGATGGAAAATTACCAAGGTCTGAGAGGGCATTAATGTCAGATTCCATTGGAACAGTCCTTGGTTCATTGTTAGGAACTTCAACAGTAACTACATACATCGAATCTGCATCTGGTATAGCAGTTGGTGGAAGGACTGGATTTGTTTCAGTAATTGTGGCTTTATTGTTTTTGTTGGCATTATTCTTCTATCCAATAGTAAAAGCAATCCCTGCCTATGCAACCGCTCCAGCATTAGTTATTGTTGGAGCGTTGATGATGACATGTGTAAAATACATAAATTGGGATGACGTTTCAGAGGCAATCCCTGCATTTATAACCCTTATATCCATTCCATTGACTTTTAGTATAGCAACTGGTTTGGCACTGGGCTTTATAACTTATCCAATATTGAAGGTGTTTAGTGGAAAAGCAAAAGAAGTCCACTGGCTTGTTTATATATTAGCAGTGGTCTTTGCTTTAAGATTTGTCTACCTCTCTGGATAA